The region GTATCTCTTCGATTTCCTGCTCAAGACCGCACGCTCAGCTCTTATAGACTATGCCGGCCGCAAGGCCGACATGCGTCTTTCGCAGTTGCTCTTCGACAAGGTGCTGAATTCCACAATGGCGTCCCGGCCACTGTCGACCGGTGAATATGCCAGCCGCGTCAGCCAGTATGAGTTCGTTCGCGAGTTCTTCACTTCGAACACGATCGGCGTGATGATCGACAGCTTCTTCGTGTTCATCTTCCTGGCGGTCATATTCTTTATCGCGGGTTGGCTGGTCGTGATCCCGGCTGTCGCCTTCCTGCTGGCGATCGCCATCGGGTTCCATGCCCAGCACAAGATCGGGCGGCGCATGGCCGCGGCCGCCAACGAGTCCGCACGTCGGCAGTCGCTGCTGATTGAGGCGATATCCACCATCGAGACCATCAAGAGCCTGCGGGCGGAAGCTCCGATGCTCCGCCGCTGGCAGGAACTGACGCACCACTCTTCCCGTACCAGCGAAGAGATCAAGCATATCTCGTCCAATGCGGTAAACGCGACACAGTTTCTGCAGCAGATGGTGAGCGTGGCCATCGTCGTCGCCGGAACCTACGAGTTTTCGGAGGGACGCATCGCGATGGGTGCAATCATTGCGGCCGTGATGCTTTCTGGAAGGGCAGGCGCACCGCTCGGCCAGATCACCATGACGCTTGCGCGTTTCCGGCAGGCGACGTTGTCGCTACGCATCCTGAACAAGATCATGGAACAGCCGGAGGACCGGCCGGTGACCGCCGGCTTCGTCAACCGCCGCATTGCCCAGGGCAGCTTCAGCTTCCAGAACGTCGTGTTCCAGTATCCCGGTTCGGATCACCCCGTCCTGAACGGCCTTTCCTTCACCGCCACGGCCGGCGAACGCATTGGCATCATCGGACGTATCGGCTCCGGCAAGACGACCCTGAGCCGCCTCATGGGCGGCCTCTATCCGCCGACGTCGGGTCGCATCCTCATCGATGGCGTGGATATTCGCCAGTACCACATGGCGGAAGTGCGCAGCGCCGTTGCTGTTGCCGGCCAGTCGTCCGAGCTCTTTTCCGGGACGGTCAAGGAAAACCTTCTCTTCGGCAAATCGGACGCCACCGACGAGGAACTGCTGGCAGTCGCCAGGATGACTGGCGTCGACGAGTTCGTCGCCTCCCACCCACGCGGCTTCGACATGCCGGTCGGCGAACGCGGCACCAATCTTTCCAGCGGCCAGAAACAGGCATTGACGATTGCCCGCCTGCTCCTTGCCAAACCCAAGATCGTCTTCCTCGATGAACCCTCAGGCGCAATGGATCTCGCCAGCGAACGGCATCTGATCGCGCGCCTCAATGGTGCGTTCGAAAAGGATACCACCCTGGTGATCGCGACACACCGTTTCAGCATGCTCGATCTCGTCGACCGCCTGATCGTCGTGGACAAGGGCCGTATTGTTGCCGATGGCCCGAAACGCAGCGTGATCGAGGCAATGCAGCGCGGCAAGCCCACGGAGCAACAGTGAACGCGAACACGCTCGATCGCCCGCCCTTCTTCGCCAGAGCAATTCTCGGCATCGTCGCCTTGCTCGTCGCCACCTTCATCGCCTGGGCCACCCTCGCGGAAGTTGACGAGATTGCGCGGGGCGACGGCAAGGTCATTCCGATATCGAAGACGCAGATCGTCCAGTCGAGCGAGCCAGGCATCGTCCAGGAAATCGCTGTCTCGCTGGGCCAGGTCGTGAAGAAGGGCCAGCTTCTCGTTCAGCTGAACAACACGACGACCTCGTCGACGCTCGGCGAATCCGTGGCCAAGTCCCGCGCACTGCAGGCCAAGATCGAACGCCTCAAACTGCAGGAGGCCGGCGAGTACGACGGCCAGTTCATCTGCCCGCCGGATATCCTGGCAGCGGCGCGTGCCGTCTGCGACAACGAACAGATGTTGTTTTCCGCCACCAAGGCCAACTACCTCAACAAGGTTTCGGTTCTCCAGGAACGGCTGAAGCAGCGCCAGACCGAGCTGAGCGAAGCGCACGCCAATATCGATCGCCTCAAGGAGAACATCACGGCGACCGAAGGCGAGCGCGACCTGATCGGGCCGCTTGCGAAAAAGAAGCTGGTCGCCCAGACGGAAGTGCTGCGCATCGAACGCGATCTCACCGACCAGCGTGGCCAGCTCAAAGTGTATGAGGAAAGCCTTCAGCGCCTCGAAGGTGCAGTAGAGGAGGCTCGCCTGCAGGTTGGCGAACTGACCCTCGAACTCCGCCAGGAGGCGCTGAGTGAAAAGGCCCAGACGCTCGCCGAACTCGGTATCGTCGAAGAAACGATCCGCGGCGCCTCGGACCGGGTCAATCGCACCGACATCCGTTCGCCGGTCGACGGTATCGTCAACACCCTCGACGTCAACACGATCGGCGCCTATGTCGAGCCCGGCAAGGTGATCGCCGGCGTCGT is a window of Sinorhizobium sp. BG8 DNA encoding:
- a CDS encoding type I secretion system permease/ATPase, which produces MLDYVSRSSGSRAQQTFRNAFKSIAAFYGRPSSDTVLFSGVPEEDIESAQFDDVERLAERIGLQCIHHSERDCRRGDFECPAIVMLADGSALPLLEAQEDGSFVFDLVRDVDAPPALTREELFEMKPVGAFSFTLHYENASEDGVVGTAQEIERRHWLSTTLAPYWRTYLRVIAAALFINIIALGSPLFVMNVYDRVLPNKAIPTLWVLAIGISLAYLFDFLLKTARSALIDYAGRKADMRLSQLLFDKVLNSTMASRPLSTGEYASRVSQYEFVREFFTSNTIGVMIDSFFVFIFLAVIFFIAGWLVVIPAVAFLLAIAIGFHAQHKIGRRMAAAANESARRQSLLIEAISTIETIKSLRAEAPMLRRWQELTHHSSRTSEEIKHISSNAVNATQFLQQMVSVAIVVAGTYEFSEGRIAMGAIIAAVMLSGRAGAPLGQITMTLARFRQATLSLRILNKIMEQPEDRPVTAGFVNRRIAQGSFSFQNVVFQYPGSDHPVLNGLSFTATAGERIGIIGRIGSGKTTLSRLMGGLYPPTSGRILIDGVDIRQYHMAEVRSAVAVAGQSSELFSGTVKENLLFGKSDATDEELLAVARMTGVDEFVASHPRGFDMPVGERGTNLSSGQKQALTIARLLLAKPKIVFLDEPSGAMDLASERHLIARLNGAFEKDTTLVIATHRFSMLDLVDRLIVVDKGRIVADGPKRSVIEAMQRGKPTEQQ
- a CDS encoding HlyD family type I secretion periplasmic adaptor subunit produces the protein MNANTLDRPPFFARAILGIVALLVATFIAWATLAEVDEIARGDGKVIPISKTQIVQSSEPGIVQEIAVSLGQVVKKGQLLVQLNNTTTSSTLGESVAKSRALQAKIERLKLQEAGEYDGQFICPPDILAAARAVCDNEQMLFSATKANYLNKVSVLQERLKQRQTELSEAHANIDRLKENITATEGERDLIGPLAKKKLVAQTEVLRIERDLTDQRGQLKVYEESLQRLEGAVEEARLQVGELTLELRQEALSEKAQTLAELGIVEETIRGASDRVNRTDIRSPVDGIVNTLDVNTIGAYVEPGKVIAGVVPTADTLLVEARISPRDVAFVRRGQPAIIKVTAYDFSIFGGLEGEVVNVSADSLVEKEKGEAYYLVQAKTNRSALERNGKSYPIMPGMVTSVEILTGRKTIISYLLKPINKARSEALTER